The proteins below come from a single Halomicroarcula saliterrae genomic window:
- a CDS encoding DUF4350 domain-containing protein, producing MSSAVKRVGVFLGALVLAIAVGSLFLGVGGQSAPTVNEANASAFNADDSVASVPEETGELSMSANGDGKVVVIDTARSSSVTPETVAPMAAELTESGATVKYNTGSSSFGSSGLNATLQEADAYIVFGTQQEYTDSDIAGIQAFSDAGGRVILMNEPQGQVAGLGGLFGGGSIGAPSPLLPLTSQYGFTYDNGYLYNMADNSNNYRNIYATPSGDSTLTDGVNRVVLHEAVSINGGESALTATEGTTLSSTRRAETYGVLVREGNVVAVGDTSIMDQEYVYRADNEVLVSNLLDFMVSGDKSPEDVPRTSGGFGGGGGGGGFGGGEFGNTTPDSPTNDTEPIP from the coding sequence ATGAGTAGCGCTGTGAAACGAGTCGGCGTCTTCCTCGGCGCGCTCGTGCTCGCGATCGCCGTCGGGTCGCTGTTCCTGGGCGTCGGGGGCCAGTCGGCCCCGACGGTCAACGAGGCGAACGCCTCGGCGTTCAACGCCGACGACAGTGTCGCGAGCGTCCCCGAAGAGACCGGTGAGCTCTCGATGTCGGCCAACGGAGACGGCAAAGTCGTCGTCATCGATACGGCCCGCAGCTCGAGTGTCACGCCCGAGACGGTCGCACCCATGGCAGCCGAACTGACCGAGAGCGGTGCGACGGTCAAGTACAACACCGGTTCGTCCAGCTTCGGAAGTAGTGGCCTGAACGCCACGCTGCAGGAGGCCGATGCCTACATCGTCTTCGGCACCCAGCAGGAGTACACCGACTCGGATATCGCCGGCATACAGGCGTTCAGCGACGCCGGTGGCCGCGTCATCCTGATGAACGAGCCACAGGGACAGGTGGCCGGCCTCGGCGGCCTGTTCGGCGGTGGTTCGATAGGTGCTCCGAGTCCGCTGCTCCCGCTGACCAGCCAGTACGGGTTCACCTACGACAACGGCTACCTGTACAACATGGCGGACAACTCCAACAACTACCGGAACATCTACGCGACGCCGTCGGGCGACTCGACGCTCACCGACGGTGTCAACCGGGTCGTCCTCCACGAGGCGGTCAGCATCAACGGTGGCGAGTCGGCCCTGACCGCGACCGAGGGGACGACGCTGTCCTCGACCCGACGGGCCGAAACGTACGGCGTGCTCGTCCGTGAGGGCAACGTCGTCGCCGTCGGCGACACGAGCATCATGGACCAGGAGTACGTCTACCGGGCTGACAACGAGGTGCTGGTCAGCAACCTGCTCGACTTCATGGTCTCCGGCGACAAGTCGCCCGAAGACGTCCCCCGGACGAGCGGCGGCTTCGGTGGCGGTGGCGGTGGCGGCGGCTTCGGCGGTGGTGAGTTCGGGAACACGACGCCCGACAGTCCGACCAACGACACGGAACCGATTCCGTAA
- a CDS encoding DUF5783 family protein: protein MTDFDPEQFEDKYANYFPELQKAYQQAFEVMNDRYDSELVHAIDQQVLNESEPFYDDETGFYVELPDSPSERLTAVIVDDEKLDVVLSEYVEQLETELHDIFGVEA, encoded by the coding sequence ATGACTGATTTCGACCCCGAACAGTTCGAGGACAAGTACGCTAACTACTTCCCGGAACTGCAGAAAGCGTACCAGCAAGCCTTCGAGGTGATGAACGACCGGTACGACTCGGAACTGGTCCACGCCATCGACCAGCAGGTGCTCAACGAGTCAGAACCGTTCTACGACGACGAGACGGGCTTCTACGTCGAACTCCCCGACTCACCGAGCGAGCGGCTCACGGCGGTCATCGTCGACGACGAGAAACTCGACGTGGTGCTCTCGGAGTACGTCGAACAGCTCGAGACCGAACTGCACGACATCTTCGGCGTCGAGGCCTAA
- a CDS encoding DHH family phosphoesterase — MSSPVPALADRASACADRLRAADRVLLASHIDADGLTSAAIATSALSRAGIPVETVFKKQLDADEIASIAARDEETVFFTDFGSGQLDVISEHVAAGDFDAVVADHHQPSAPEDCHGDAVVDTDGYADFDYHCNPLLVGINGASELSGAGAAYVLARALEPDGGDNRDLAALAVVGAVGDMQAVGGELMGANSGIVEEGVAAEVLTEGTDLSLYGKQTRPLPKLLEYATEVPIPGISNDQAGATRFLEELGLDLKRQGEWRTWADLSDDERRTVASALVQRAVKRGVPAGKIETLVGTTYTLTAEPTGTELRDASEFSTLLNATARYERADVGLAVCLGDREAPLQQARKLLANHRRNLSQGLDLVKERGISHADHVQYFDAGDAIRETIVGIVAGMALGTAGVDADKPIIAFADADGETKVSARATAPLVGRGVDLSVVMGEAARSVGGDGGGHDIAAGATVPAGKEDAFVAAADDIVADQLG; from the coding sequence ATGAGTTCCCCCGTCCCCGCGCTGGCCGACCGCGCGAGCGCGTGTGCCGACCGGCTCCGAGCGGCCGACCGCGTCCTGCTCGCCTCCCACATCGACGCCGACGGCCTGACGAGCGCCGCAATCGCCACCTCGGCGCTCTCGCGGGCGGGCATCCCCGTCGAGACGGTGTTCAAGAAGCAACTCGACGCCGACGAGATAGCGAGCATCGCCGCCAGAGACGAGGAGACGGTGTTTTTCACCGACTTCGGCTCCGGACAGCTCGACGTCATCTCCGAACACGTCGCGGCGGGCGATTTCGACGCCGTCGTCGCCGATCACCACCAGCCGTCGGCCCCCGAGGACTGCCACGGCGACGCCGTGGTCGACACCGACGGCTACGCCGACTTCGACTACCACTGTAACCCGCTGCTCGTGGGGATAAACGGGGCCTCGGAGCTGTCGGGGGCCGGGGCGGCGTACGTCCTCGCCCGGGCCCTCGAACCCGACGGCGGCGACAACCGCGACCTGGCCGCGCTGGCCGTCGTCGGCGCCGTCGGCGACATGCAGGCCGTCGGCGGCGAACTGATGGGGGCAAACAGCGGAATCGTCGAGGAGGGGGTCGCCGCCGAGGTGCTGACCGAGGGGACCGACCTCTCGCTGTACGGCAAGCAGACGCGGCCGCTCCCGAAACTGCTGGAGTACGCGACCGAGGTCCCCATCCCGGGCATCTCGAACGACCAGGCCGGGGCGACACGTTTTCTGGAAGAGCTGGGGCTGGACCTGAAAAGACAGGGCGAGTGGCGCACCTGGGCGGACCTCTCCGACGACGAACGCCGGACGGTCGCCAGCGCGCTGGTCCAGCGGGCCGTCAAACGCGGCGTCCCGGCCGGGAAGATAGAGACGCTCGTGGGCACGACCTACACGCTGACCGCCGAGCCAACGGGGACGGAGCTCCGCGACGCCAGCGAGTTCTCGACGCTGCTGAACGCGACGGCGCGCTACGAGCGGGCCGACGTGGGACTCGCGGTCTGTCTGGGCGACCGCGAGGCGCCCCTACAGCAGGCCCGAAAGCTGCTGGCGAACCACCGCCGGAACCTCTCACAGGGGCTGGACCTGGTGAAAGAGCGCGGCATCTCCCACGCCGACCACGTCCAGTATTTCGACGCCGGCGACGCCATCCGCGAGACCATCGTCGGTATCGTCGCCGGGATGGCGCTGGGGACTGCCGGCGTCGACGCCGACAAGCCCATCATCGCCTTCGCCGACGCCGACGGCGAGACGAAGGTCTCGGCGCGGGCGACGGCCCCGCTCGTGGGACGGGGCGTCGACCTCTCGGTGGTGATGGGCGAGGCGGCCCGCTCGGTCGGGGGCGACGGCGGCGGCCACGATATCGCCGCCGGCGCGACCGTCCCGGCCGGCAAAGAGGACGCCTTCGTCGCCGCGGCGGACGACATCGTCGCCGACCAGCTGGGCTAG
- a CDS encoding S49 family peptidase, which produces MQSYTVLAIVALLIGAAVAPYAVTFAESNEQHVAVVSVDEPISGSSAEDTVRELRSLRNNDSVKAVVLNVNSPGGGVAASESMYMAVKRLANEKPVVTSVTGTAASGAYYTAIPSDRIFVTPGSVVGSVGVRASAPAGGLPSTTTTGPDKASGLTQDEYYAAVESMKRSFVGSVMQERGENLTVSRETVAEATLYFGGRAVNNGYADEIGDTEDAISAAAESAGVSNYQVTYRDPAQQQGLSLLGVNGAAANDTGAEQVAADSDGVQRVRFLMLYGTLENERVIVNSTDKGGVQDE; this is translated from the coding sequence TTGCAGTCGTACACAGTCCTCGCGATCGTCGCCCTCCTCATCGGCGCGGCCGTAGCGCCGTACGCGGTGACATTCGCGGAAAGCAACGAACAGCACGTCGCTGTCGTCAGTGTCGACGAACCAATATCCGGCTCCTCCGCCGAAGATACGGTCAGAGAACTCCGCTCGCTGCGGAACAACGACTCCGTCAAAGCCGTCGTTCTCAACGTCAACAGCCCCGGCGGTGGCGTCGCGGCGAGTGAGTCGATGTACATGGCGGTCAAGCGGCTGGCGAACGAGAAGCCGGTCGTCACGAGCGTCACGGGAACCGCCGCATCGGGTGCGTACTACACGGCCATCCCCAGTGACCGCATCTTCGTCACACCGGGCAGCGTCGTCGGCAGTGTGGGTGTCAGAGCGAGCGCCCCCGCCGGTGGCCTGCCCAGCACCACGACCACCGGCCCCGACAAGGCCTCCGGGCTGACTCAGGACGAGTACTACGCCGCCGTCGAGTCGATGAAACGGTCTTTCGTCGGCTCCGTGATGCAGGAACGCGGTGAGAACCTCACAGTCTCCCGGGAGACGGTCGCAGAGGCGACCCTCTACTTCGGCGGCCGAGCGGTCAACAACGGCTACGCCGACGAAATCGGTGATACTGAAGACGCCATCTCGGCAGCCGCCGAGTCCGCCGGCGTCTCGAACTATCAGGTGACGTACCGTGACCCCGCACAGCAGCAGGGACTCAGTCTGCTGGGTGTGAACGGGGCTGCTGCGAACGACACAGGCGCCGAACAGGTAGCGGCGGACTCCGACGGCGTCCAGCGAGTCAGATTCCTCATGTTGTACGGCACACTCGAAAACGAGCGAGTCATTGTCAACAGCACCGACAAGGGAGGTGTTCAGGATGAGTAG